The window GGCGACTGGATCGCCCGCCGCTACGGCATTCCGGCGCCCGCCCCGGCCACCCAGGTGCTTCCCGTCAACGGTTCGCGCGAGGCCCTGTTCGCCTTCGCCCAGTGTGTCGCCGATTCGTCGAAGCCCGGCGGCCTGGTGCTCTGCCCCAACCCCTTCTACCAGATCTACGAGGGCGCGGCCTATCTGGCGGGGCTCGCGCCGGCCTTCTGCAACCAGCTTCCCGAGAACGGTTTCGCCACCGGTTTTTCCGGCGTTCCGGAAGACGTCTGGCGCCGCGTCCAGCTCATCTATGTCTGCTCGCCGGGCAACCCGACCGGCAGAGTCATGTCGCTGGAGGAGTGGCGCGAACTGTTCGCGCTTTCCGACCGCCACGGCTTCGTCATCGCCTCCGACGAGTGCTATTCGGAGATCTATTCCGACGAGGCCGCCCCGCCGCTCGGCGGCCTGGAAGCGGCCCGCAGGCTCGGTCGCGACGACTACCGCGACCTCGTCGTGTTCTCCAGCCTGTCCAAGCGCTCGAACGTGCCGGGCATGCGATCCGGTTTCGTCGCCGGCGACGAAACCCTCATCGGGAAATTCCAGCTATACCGCACCTACCACGGCTGCGCCATGAACCCGGCCGTCCAGGCGGCATCAACCGCCGCCTGGCGCGACGAGGCCCATGTGATCGAGAACCGCCGGCTCTACCGCGAAAAATTCGAGCACGTGACGCCCCTGATCGCCCGCCATCTGGAAACACGCATGCCCGACGCCGGCTTCTATCTCTGGGCCCGAACACGCATGCCCGACACAGAGTTCGCCCGCGAGCTATACCATCAATATAATGTCACCGTGCTTCCAGGCAGTTTCCTGGCCCGCGAGTCGGGAGGCGTCAACCCGGGCGCGAACTTCATCCGCATCGCCCTGGTCGCCGGCCTGGATGAATGCCTCGAAGCCGCCGGCCGCATCGCCGATTTCTGCCGCAATCCCTGAACAGAGGAACACATCATGCACGAGCTGCAACAGACCATCGACCAGGCGTGGGAAGACCGCGCCAGCCTCCAGCCCGGCGCCGCGCCAGCCCGCATCGGCGAGGCCGTCGCGCACATCCTGAACGAGCTGGATGAGGGGCGGCTGCGCGTTGCCGAGAAGATCGACGGAGAATGGGTCACGCACCAGTGGATCAAGAAGGCCGTGCTGCTTTCCTTCCGCCTGGAGGATAATGCCCTGCTGGACGGCGGCGCACTGCGCTGGTTCGACAAGGTGCCGACCAAATTCGCCCATTACGACACGCACACCTTCCAGAAGGGCGGTTTCCGGGCGGTGCCCGGCGCCGTGGCCCGGCACGGCGCCTTCATCGGCAGGAACGTCGTGCTGATGCCCAGCTTCGTGAACATCGGCGCCTACGTCGACGAAGGCTCCATGGTCGACACCTGGGCCAGCGTGGGCTCCTGCGCCCAGATCGGCAAGCATGTGCATCTGTCCGGCGGCGTCGGCATCGGCGGCGTCCTGGAACCGCTCCAGGCCAACCCGACCGTCATCGGCGACAACTGCTTCATCGGCGCCCGCTCGGAGATCGTCGAGGGCGTCGTCGTCGAGGACAACTGCGTCATCTCCATGGGCGTATTCATCGGCCAGAGCACCAAGATCTACGACCGCGTCACCGGCGAGGTCAGCCACGGCCGCGTGCCGGCCGGCTCGGTGGTCGTCAGCGGCAGCCTGCCCTCCTCCGACGGCCGCTACAGCCTGTACTGCGCCGTCATCGTCAAGAAGGTCGATGCCCAGACCCGCGCCAAGACATCGATCAACGAATTGTTGCGCGACTGAGGTTGCGCGACCGACCCTCACCGACGGAGGCCGGCATGATCTTCGACAAGCTGTTCCAGCTGATGGCCGAGAAGAACGCCTCGGACATTTTCGTGTCCGCCGGCACGCCGATCCACATCAAGATCCAGGGCACGGCAGTCCCGATCAACCAGCAGGTCATGGACCCGGCCACCATCCGGAAGATGGCCTATGAAATGCTGACGTCGGAACAGATCCGCCATTTCGAGGAAATCAAGGAGATCAACTTCTCCATCGGCGTGAACGACGTCGGCAACTTCCGCGTCAACATGTTCTGGCAGCGCAATTCCATCGCCGTCGTGGTGCGATTCATCACCAACGTGATCCCCAGGATCGAGGAACTGTCGCTGCCCGCTGTGCTCTCCGACATCATCATGGAGAAGCGCGGTCTGGTGCTGGTGGTGGGCGCCACCGGCTCGGGCAAGTCAACAACCATCGCCGCCATGCTGGACCACCGCAACAGCAGCAGGACCGGCCATATTCTGACGGTGGAGGATCCGATCGAGTTCCTCTTCAAGCACAAGAAGTCGATCGTCAATCAGCGCGAGGTCGGCATCGATACCCTGTCCTGGGACGAGGCCCTGAAAAACGCCATGCGCCAGGCGCCCGACTGCATCCTGATCGGTGAGATCCGCGACAAGGAAACCATGAGCGCGGCCATCGCCTACGCCCAGACCGGCCATCTCTGCCTGGCGACGTTGCATGCCAACAACGCCTACCATGCGATGAACCGCATCATCAACTTCTTCCCGCTGGAGAACCGCACCTCCCTGTACCTGGACCTTTCGGCGACCCTGAAGGCGATCATCTCCCAGCGCCTGGTCAAAAAACCGAACGGCCAGCGCGCGCCCTCGGTCGAAATCCTGCTCAACACCCGCCACATCGCCGAGCTGATCGAAAAGGGCGAAATCAACGGCATCAAGGAAGCCATGGAGCAGAGCATGGCGCCGGGATCGCAGACCTTCGAACAGGATCTGTTCCGGCTCTACAGGGAGGGCACCGTCACCCTGGAGGAGGCGCTGGCCAACGCCGATTCGCCGACCAACCTGTCCTGGCTGATCAACAACTCGCAGATCATCGAGGCCCAGGGCGACGCCGCCTCGCCGCCCGCGCCCTCCACGGAAGGGGGCGCGGCCAATGCGGGCGGCGCATCCTTCACCGAATTCACGCTCAACATGGATTCGTGATGGCGGGAAATCCGATCCTCGACCTGGCCTGCGAGCTGATCGCCCGGCGCAGCGTCACGCCCGACGATGCCGGTTGCCTCGATTTGATCGAGGACCGCCTCGCGCCCCTCGGCTTCAGCTGCGAACGCATCGATGCGGGAGGCGTTTCAAACCTCTGGGCGAGGCGTGGGAAGGCCGCGCCGCTGGTCTGCCTCGCGGGCCACACGGACGTGGTGCCGCCGGGGAGCGCGGCGCAATGGGCCTTCGATCCGTTCGCGCCGGCCGTGCGCGACGGCATGCTGGCCGGCCGCGGCGCCGCCGACATGAAATCCTCCCTGGCCGCCTTCGTCGTCGCCGTCGAACGGTTCATCGCCGCCCGGCCCGGCCATTCCGGCTCCATCGCCCTGCTGCTGACCTCCGACGAGGAAGGCGATGCGACGGACGGCACCGTGCGCGTCGTCGAGATTTTGCGCGCGCGCGGAGAGACCCTCGACCATTGCATCGTCGGCGAGCCGACGTCGGTCGAGCGCCTCGGCGACACGATCAAGAACGGCCGCCGCGGCTCTCTCTCGGGCCGGCTGGTCGTCCGCGGCGTCCAGGGCCATGTCGCCTACCCGGAAAGGGTCAGGAATCCCATCCACCAGGCCGCGCCCGCGCTGGCCGAACTCGCCGCCACGCGATGGGACGAGGGCAACGACTTCTTCCCGCCGACGAGCTTCCAGGTCTCCAACATCCACGGCGGCACCGGCGCCACCAACGTCGTGCCGGACGCGGTGGATATCCTCTTCAACTTCCGATTCTCCACCGCCAGCACCGCCGAGGGGCTCAAGTCCCGTGTCCTGGCCGTGCTGGACCGCCACGGCCTCGAATACGCGATCGACTGGACGCTCGGCGGACGGCCGTTCCTCACGCCGCGCGGCCGGCTGGTCGATGTCATCGGGGAATCGATCCGCTCCGTCACGGGCATCGAACCCGCGCTATCCACCTCCGGCGGCACCTCGGACGGCCGCTTCATCGCGGACATCTGCCCCGAAGTCGTCGAATTCGGCCCGGTCAACGCCACCATCCACCAGGCGAACGAATGCATCGACATCGCCGACCTGGAACCCCTCGCCCACATCTACCAGGGCGCGCTGGAGCGCCTGCTGAAATGACAACCGTTTCCGACGAACTGATGACCGTCCGCGACTGGCTGCGCTGGGCCATCAGCCGGTTCAACGAGGCGGGGCTGTTCTTCGGCCACGGCACCGACAACGCCCACGACGAAGCGGCCTGGCTGATCCTGCACGCGCTGCACCTGCCCCCGGACTGTCTGGAACCCTTCCTGGACGCGCGGCTGACGGCCGTCGAGCGGCTGGCGGTGTTCAATATCCTACAGCAGCGGATCAGCCGCCGCCTGCCGGCCGCCTATCTCGCGCAGGAAGCCTGGCTGGGAAATTTCCGTTTTTACGTGGATGAGCGGGTGATCGTGCCGCGATCCTATTTCGCCGGCCTGCTGGCCGAGGGACTGGCGCCCTGGGTCGCCGATCCGGATGCCATCGAATACGCCCTCGACCTGTGCACAGGCTCCGGCTGCCTGGCGATCCTGATGGCCCACGCATTTCCCGCCGTCCGCATCGATGCTGTCGACATTTCCGCCGATGCCCTCGACGTGGCCCGCCGCAACGTGGCCGACTACGAATTGCAGGACCGCATCCGGCTGGTGCGGTCAGACCTCCTGAACGCGCTTGAAGGCTGCCGCTATGACCTGATCGTCTGCAACCCCCCCTACGTCACCGCCGCGGCGATGGACGCCCTGCCCGCCGAATACCGCCACGAGCCTGCACTCGCGCTGGCGTCGGGCACAGACGGCCTCGATGCGGTGCGTCGCCTGATCAAGGATGCCGGACGGCATCTCACCGAAAACGGCCTGCTGCTGGTCGAGGTCGGCCACAACGCCGATCTGGTCGAGGCCGCCTTTCCCGACATCCCATTCACATGGATCGACGCCCCCGGCGGGGAGGGCAAGATATTCCTCGTGGCGAGGGAACAACTGCAAGGGGATTGGGGTGGCTGATGGGACTCGAACCCACGACGACTGGAATCACAATCCAGGACTCTACCAACTGAGCTACAGCCACCACCGTAAAATCGTCTGCTACTGGTCCGCCCGGCGAGACTCGAACTCACAACCCCCGGCTTAGAAGGCCGGTGCTCTATCCGGTTGAGCTACGGGCGGTTCGCCGAACAGGTCTCGGGAAGGCGCCTTGGTCGGGGTGGAGGGATTCGAACCCCCGACATCTTGCTCCCAAAGCAAGCGCGCTACCGGGCTGCGCTACACCCCGAGTGCCGCGCATTCTACCGGCGGCGGGCGGAACGGTCAATCGCCGCATCGGGACAAGACAATCAACTTGCAGCTCACGGTGGTTTCGTTTATAAAGCGCCTTTGCCTGACTATGGACTTTTCAGCATGGCCGAAGATTTTCTGCACAAACAGTTCCCGCCCTATGTGCCCAAGAAAGGCGAGGAATTCATGAACAGCAAGCAGTTGGCGCACTTCCGGAAAATACTGGAATCGCTCAAGTCCGAGCTGCTCGGTGACATCGAGCGCACCGTCCACACGATGCAAGACGAGGCCACGGTGTTCGCCGACCCCAACGACCGAGCCAGCCAGGAATCCGATATCGCCCTGGAGCTGCGCAACCGCGACCGGGAACGCAAGCTGATCAAGAAGATCGACGAGTCCATTACCCGGATCGACAGCGGCGAATACGGCTACTGCAACAGTTGCGGCGTCGAAATCGGCCTGAAACGCCTGGAAGCCCGCCCGACAGCGACGCTGTGCATCGACTGCAAGGAACTGGAGGAGAGACGGGAGAGGCAAATGGCGAAGTAATTTCTCCGGACAAAGAAAAAAGGACGCTTCCGCGTCCTTTTTTGTTGCCTGTCAACAACAGACCTCACTCGGCGGCCGGCGGCGCCTCGGTCAGCAGCGCCTTCATGGACAGCCGGATGCGGCCCTTGTCGTCGGTCTCGATGACCTTGACCTTCACCACCTGCCCCTCCTTCAGATAATCCGCCACCGCGTTAACCCGCTCATTGGCGATCTGGGAGATGTGCAGCAAGCCGTCCTTGCCCGGCAGGACCTGGACAATGGCGCCGAAATCGAGCAGACGCAGCACGGCGCCCTCGTAGACCTTGCCGACCTCGACTTCCGCGGTGATGTCCTCGATGCGCTTCTTGGCGACTTGAGCGGCATCGGAATTGACCGAGGAGATGGTGATGGTGCCATCGTCCCCGATGTCGATGACGCAGCCGGTTTCCTCCGTCAGGCCGCGGATCACGGCGCCACCCTTGCCGATGACATCGCGAATCTTTTCCGGGTTGATCTTCATGGTGATCATGCGCGGCGCATAGGCGGAAACGTCGCCGCGATGGGACGACATCGAGCCCGTCATCAGGCCGAGGATGTGCATGCGGCCTTCCCTGGCCTGTGCCAGCGCGACCTGCATGATCTCCTTGGTGATGCCCTGGATCTTGATGTCCATCTGGAGCGCCGTGATGCCGCTCTCGGTACCGGCCACCTTGAAGTCCATGTCACCGAGGTGATCCTCGTCGCCGAGGATGTCGGTCAGCACGGCGAAGCGGTTGCCTTCCTTGATGAGGCCCATGGCGATACCGGCCACATGAGCCTTGAGGGGCACGCCCGCATCCATCAGCGCGAGCGAGCCGCCGCAGACGGAAGCCATCGAGGATGAGCCATTGGATTCTGTGATCT is drawn from Candidatus Nitricoxidivorans perseverans and contains these coding sequences:
- the dapC gene encoding succinyldiaminopimelate transaminase — translated: MNPNLAKLHPYPFEKLRQLFAGVVPPVGLKEIRLSIGEPQHGTPDFIKSALASGLDGLANYPTTQGGDDLRVAIGDWIARRYGIPAPAPATQVLPVNGSREALFAFAQCVADSSKPGGLVLCPNPFYQIYEGAAYLAGLAPAFCNQLPENGFATGFSGVPEDVWRRVQLIYVCSPGNPTGRVMSLEEWRELFALSDRHGFVIASDECYSEIYSDEAAPPLGGLEAARRLGRDDYRDLVVFSSLSKRSNVPGMRSGFVAGDETLIGKFQLYRTYHGCAMNPAVQAASTAAWRDEAHVIENRRLYREKFEHVTPLIARHLETRMPDAGFYLWARTRMPDTEFARELYHQYNVTVLPGSFLARESGGVNPGANFIRIALVAGLDECLEAAGRIADFCRNP
- the dapD gene encoding 2,3,4,5-tetrahydropyridine-2,6-dicarboxylate N-succinyltransferase, with the translated sequence MHELQQTIDQAWEDRASLQPGAAPARIGEAVAHILNELDEGRLRVAEKIDGEWVTHQWIKKAVLLSFRLEDNALLDGGALRWFDKVPTKFAHYDTHTFQKGGFRAVPGAVARHGAFIGRNVVLMPSFVNIGAYVDEGSMVDTWASVGSCAQIGKHVHLSGGVGIGGVLEPLQANPTVIGDNCFIGARSEIVEGVVVEDNCVISMGVFIGQSTKIYDRVTGEVSHGRVPAGSVVVSGSLPSSDGRYSLYCAVIVKKVDAQTRAKTSINELLRD
- a CDS encoding PilT/PilU family type 4a pilus ATPase codes for the protein MIFDKLFQLMAEKNASDIFVSAGTPIHIKIQGTAVPINQQVMDPATIRKMAYEMLTSEQIRHFEEIKEINFSIGVNDVGNFRVNMFWQRNSIAVVVRFITNVIPRIEELSLPAVLSDIIMEKRGLVLVVGATGSGKSTTIAAMLDHRNSSRTGHILTVEDPIEFLFKHKKSIVNQREVGIDTLSWDEALKNAMRQAPDCILIGEIRDKETMSAAIAYAQTGHLCLATLHANNAYHAMNRIINFFPLENRTSLYLDLSATLKAIISQRLVKKPNGQRAPSVEILLNTRHIAELIEKGEINGIKEAMEQSMAPGSQTFEQDLFRLYREGTVTLEEALANADSPTNLSWLINNSQIIEAQGDAASPPAPSTEGGAANAGGASFTEFTLNMDS
- the dapE gene encoding succinyl-diaminopimelate desuccinylase codes for the protein MAGNPILDLACELIARRSVTPDDAGCLDLIEDRLAPLGFSCERIDAGGVSNLWARRGKAAPLVCLAGHTDVVPPGSAAQWAFDPFAPAVRDGMLAGRGAADMKSSLAAFVVAVERFIAARPGHSGSIALLLTSDEEGDATDGTVRVVEILRARGETLDHCIVGEPTSVERLGDTIKNGRRGSLSGRLVVRGVQGHVAYPERVRNPIHQAAPALAELAATRWDEGNDFFPPTSFQVSNIHGGTGATNVVPDAVDILFNFRFSTASTAEGLKSRVLAVLDRHGLEYAIDWTLGGRPFLTPRGRLVDVIGESIRSVTGIEPALSTSGGTSDGRFIADICPEVVEFGPVNATIHQANECIDIADLEPLAHIYQGALERLLK
- the prmB gene encoding 50S ribosomal protein L3 N(5)-glutamine methyltransferase, translating into MTTVSDELMTVRDWLRWAISRFNEAGLFFGHGTDNAHDEAAWLILHALHLPPDCLEPFLDARLTAVERLAVFNILQQRISRRLPAAYLAQEAWLGNFRFYVDERVIVPRSYFAGLLAEGLAPWVADPDAIEYALDLCTGSGCLAILMAHAFPAVRIDAVDISADALDVARRNVADYELQDRIRLVRSDLLNALEGCRYDLIVCNPPYVTAAAMDALPAEYRHEPALALASGTDGLDAVRRLIKDAGRHLTENGLLLVEVGHNADLVEAAFPDIPFTWIDAPGGEGKIFLVAREQLQGDWGG
- the dksA gene encoding RNA polymerase-binding protein DksA, which produces MAEDFLHKQFPPYVPKKGEEFMNSKQLAHFRKILESLKSELLGDIERTVHTMQDEATVFADPNDRASQESDIALELRNRDRERKLIKKIDESITRIDSGEYGYCNSCGVEIGLKRLEARPTATLCIDCKELEERRERQMAK